The Hymenobacter baengnokdamensis genome includes a region encoding these proteins:
- a CDS encoding aldo/keto reductase, giving the protein MTITIAPNSAQPLTVNRLGYGTMRLTGPQIWGEPADRPQALEILKTAVASGVNFLDTADYYGDDVTNRLIFEALHPYSTDLVICTKVGATRRPDASWVPFNTPANLRTSIENNLRTLRQEQVQLVHLRLMGHSAVPLEEQLGAMFEMQKEGKIQHVGLSNVSREELETGLRMGEIATVENMYGYAQRTTLHDAHGETRGGEEVLALCEQHGIPLVPFFSLIHGLPKSGDKLAELARQRGVTTAQLNIAWLLHKSPVLLPIPGTSSLAHLRENLAAAAIQLTPEDMAYLG; this is encoded by the coding sequence ATGACCATTACCATTGCCCCCAACTCGGCCCAGCCGCTCACCGTCAACCGCCTTGGCTATGGCACCATGCGCCTCACCGGGCCGCAGATATGGGGCGAGCCGGCCGACCGCCCGCAGGCGCTCGAAATTCTGAAAACGGCCGTGGCCAGCGGCGTTAATTTTCTCGACACGGCCGATTACTACGGCGACGACGTGACGAACCGCCTGATTTTCGAGGCGCTGCACCCCTACTCCACCGACCTGGTAATCTGCACGAAAGTGGGCGCCACCCGCCGGCCCGATGCCAGCTGGGTGCCTTTCAATACGCCCGCCAACCTGCGCACCAGCATTGAAAACAACTTGCGCACCCTGCGCCAGGAGCAGGTGCAGCTGGTGCATCTGCGGCTGATGGGGCACAGCGCCGTGCCGCTGGAAGAGCAGCTGGGGGCCATGTTTGAGATGCAGAAAGAAGGTAAGATTCAGCACGTAGGCCTGAGCAACGTGAGCCGCGAAGAGCTGGAAACCGGCTTGCGGATGGGCGAAATCGCTACCGTGGAAAACATGTACGGCTACGCCCAGCGCACCACCCTGCACGACGCCCACGGCGAAACCCGGGGCGGCGAAGAAGTGCTGGCGCTGTGCGAGCAGCACGGCATTCCGCTGGTGCCGTTTTTCTCGCTCATCCACGGCCTGCCCAAGTCGGGCGACAAGCTGGCCGAGCTGGCCCGGCAGCGCGGGGTAACCACCGCCCAGCTGAACATTGCCTGGCTGCTGCACAAGTCGCCGGTGCTGTTGCCGATACCGGGCACGTCGTCGCTGGCGCATTTGCGCGAAAACCTGGCCGCGGCCGCTATTCAGCTCACGCCGGAGGATATGGCGTACCTGGGTTAG
- a CDS encoding cupin domain-containing protein → MHFSSLALAALATVSLAALPSDTLPAAVYHAPAPAKPGRTLTTQQVLKGSTLDLKELEITTVLLPAGQASRPRPATAEEVLIVQEGQLAVTLHDSTKTLSPGGLLLTMAGEQPALRNASAAPVRYWCLKFTSVDGVDAARGQAGGGSWLRDWPALPLTKTEKGETRPVFNRPTSMFPRFDVHATVLNPGRASHLPHTHRAEELILMTQGNGQMLIDKTSYPAAAGDVIVMRANVPHAFTNTSQAPVGYFAIQWHSKAELESKPPK, encoded by the coding sequence ATGCATTTCTCCTCCCTGGCCCTGGCTGCGCTGGCTACGGTCAGCCTCGCTGCGCTGCCCTCCGATACGCTGCCCGCGGCCGTGTACCATGCGCCGGCGCCGGCAAAGCCCGGCCGCACGCTTACCACCCAGCAGGTGCTGAAAGGCAGCACCCTCGACCTGAAAGAGCTGGAAATAACGACCGTGCTGCTACCCGCCGGCCAGGCCAGCCGCCCCCGGCCGGCCACTGCCGAAGAGGTGCTGATTGTGCAGGAAGGCCAGCTGGCCGTAACGCTGCACGACTCTACCAAAACCCTGAGCCCCGGCGGGCTGCTGCTGACAATGGCCGGTGAGCAGCCCGCGCTGCGCAATGCCAGCGCCGCGCCGGTGCGCTACTGGTGCCTGAAATTCACTTCGGTTGACGGGGTCGATGCGGCGCGGGGCCAGGCCGGGGGCGGCTCCTGGCTGCGCGACTGGCCGGCCCTGCCGCTCACCAAAACCGAGAAGGGCGAAACCCGGCCGGTGTTCAACCGGCCCACCTCGATGTTTCCGCGCTTCGACGTGCACGCTACCGTGCTCAATCCGGGCCGGGCCAGCCACCTGCCGCACACGCACCGCGCCGAAGAGCTTATTCTGATGACCCAGGGCAACGGCCAGATGCTGATTGACAAAACCTCATACCCGGCCGCGGCCGGCGACGTAATAGTAATGCGCGCCAACGTGCCCCACGCATTTACCAATACCAGCCAGGCCCCGGTGGGCTACTTCGCCATCCAGTGGCACAGCAAAGCTGAGCTGGAAAGCAAGCCGCCTAAGTAA
- a CDS encoding chloramphenicol acetyltransferase: MKHQIDLASWNRREHFEFFSRFEEPFFGLVATVDCTRALAEAKRQSIPFFLYYLHRALQAVNQVEALRYRIEEGQVYCYDRIHASATIGRADHTFGFSFIEQHRELADFIPGALAEIAAVQASQGLRLSDTTSRPDVIHFSAIPWARFTGLTHARSFSYPDSCPKISVGQTYTEGAATLMPVAINVHHGLADGYHVGQFLAAFQEQLG, translated from the coding sequence ATGAAACACCAAATTGACCTGGCCAGCTGGAACCGGCGCGAGCATTTCGAGTTTTTCTCCCGGTTTGAAGAGCCGTTTTTTGGGCTGGTAGCCACCGTCGACTGCACCCGCGCGCTGGCCGAAGCCAAGCGGCAAAGCATACCCTTTTTTCTATATTATCTGCACCGGGCCTTGCAGGCAGTTAACCAGGTAGAGGCCTTGCGCTACCGCATCGAGGAGGGGCAGGTGTACTGCTACGACCGCATCCATGCCTCGGCTACCATTGGGCGGGCCGACCACACGTTCGGGTTTTCCTTTATCGAGCAGCACCGCGAGCTGGCCGATTTTATACCCGGCGCGCTGGCCGAAATCGCGGCCGTGCAGGCCAGCCAGGGCCTGCGCCTGAGCGACACCACGAGCCGGCCCGACGTGATTCACTTTTCGGCTATTCCGTGGGCGCGCTTCACGGGCCTCACTCACGCCCGCAGCTTCAGCTACCCCGACAGCTGCCCCAAGATTTCGGTGGGCCAGACCTATACCGAAGGCGCGGCTACCCTGATGCCGGTGGCCATCAACGTGCACCACGGCCTGGCCGATGGCTACCACGTGGGGCAGTTTCTGGCCGCGTTTCAGGAGCAGCTGGGCTAG
- a CDS encoding HAD family hydrolase: MPIPLLIAFDADDTLWPNQPHFDRVEATFFSILARCGDPAALHARLYAIQRHNMQYYGYGAKALTLSMIETAIQLTNGAVTATEMQQILDLGKELLRFPIELLPGVAEVLPALRQRGHHLMLLTKGDLFDQEAKLARSGLGELFDHVEIVSEKDPATYRRLFRRYRATPESFVMIGNSLKSDIVPVAGLGYRAIHVPYHANWIHEHVPEAELAGVQFEQVASLAEVLALLP; encoded by the coding sequence GTGCCTATTCCTTTGCTCATTGCCTTCGACGCCGACGATACCCTCTGGCCCAACCAGCCGCACTTCGACCGGGTAGAGGCCACGTTTTTCAGTATCCTGGCCCGCTGCGGCGACCCTGCTGCGCTTCATGCCCGGCTCTACGCCATTCAGCGGCACAACATGCAGTACTACGGCTACGGGGCCAAAGCCCTGACGCTCTCGATGATAGAAACTGCCATTCAGCTAACCAACGGCGCCGTGACGGCCACCGAGATGCAGCAGATTCTTGACCTGGGCAAGGAGCTGCTGCGCTTCCCCATCGAGCTGCTACCGGGCGTGGCCGAGGTGCTGCCGGCCCTGCGCCAGCGCGGCCATCACCTCATGCTGCTCACCAAAGGCGACCTGTTTGACCAGGAAGCCAAGCTGGCCCGCTCGGGCCTCGGCGAGCTGTTCGACCACGTCGAAATTGTGAGCGAGAAAGACCCGGCCACCTACCGCCGTCTCTTCCGGCGCTACCGGGCCACGCCCGAAAGCTTCGTGATGATTGGCAACTCGCTCAAATCCGACATTGTGCCCGTGGCTGGCCTCGGCTACCGCGCCATCCACGTGCCCTACCACGCCAACTGGATTCACGAGCACGTGCCCGAGGCCGAGCTGGCCGGCGTGCAGTTTGAGCAAGTGGCCAGCCTGGCCGAGGTGCTGGCGCTACTTCCGTAA
- a CDS encoding REP-associated tyrosine transposase codes for MSEKYKIQASQQLYFVSFATIQWIDVFTRRLYNDIFVDSLRYCQQHKGLEIYAWCLMTNHAHLIISSEAENLSGILRDLKRHTAKELLRAIEENGQESRRDWMLRMFARAGQQNSHNTHYQFWQQSNHPIELHSNDLQRQRLAYLHRNPVVAGFVDEPEDFLYSSARNYADRPGLLKVLLIE; via the coding sequence ATGAGTGAGAAATATAAAATCCAGGCTTCCCAACAGCTTTATTTTGTCAGCTTTGCTACCATCCAATGGATTGATGTATTTACGCGCCGGCTCTACAACGATATTTTCGTGGATAGCCTGCGCTACTGTCAGCAGCACAAAGGCTTGGAAATCTACGCGTGGTGCCTGATGACCAACCACGCGCACCTCATTATCAGCAGCGAAGCCGAGAACCTCTCCGGCATCCTGCGCGACCTGAAGCGGCACACGGCCAAGGAGTTGCTCCGTGCTATTGAGGAAAACGGCCAGGAAAGCCGCCGCGACTGGATGCTCAGGATGTTTGCCCGCGCTGGCCAACAGAACAGTCACAACACGCACTATCAGTTCTGGCAGCAAAGCAATCATCCTATCGAACTGCACTCCAACGACCTACAGCGGCAACGGCTAGCCTACTTACACCGCAATCCGGTCGTGGCTGGCTTTGTAGATGAGCCCGAAGATTTCCTGTATAGCAGCGCCCGTAATTACGCCGACCGCCCCGGCCTGTTGAAAGTGTTGCTAATTGAATAA
- a CDS encoding DUF6438 domain-containing protein: MAQIDTLQSKADVEAYLKRRYHYKEIALNPVNIIIRDTNAVQPIRPSYWLKKDFNHDGKNDLLVSATVAKGKRDNQRELFIIASEGNHYTKVDIVIPVSYGHNGDASYDIYLALGKSYLVINTLVQKMLRPQDVRPGHYAVYSTGHDTIFVQNNKQMIYAKHPAQLAIESVKFSTTECFGTCPVFQLFINKDGSVSYKGIQNVSKIGDYKLIMSKSELSYLTSLLAAINPLKLNNHYSIDASDFPSINLTVNYANGQVKSIEDYGERGTYGLAVLYEFLLDLKNF; encoded by the coding sequence TTGGCTCAAATAGACACTTTGCAAAGCAAGGCTGATGTGGAAGCCTATTTAAAACGCCGGTATCATTACAAGGAGATTGCGCTCAACCCAGTAAATATTATCATACGAGATACTAATGCTGTGCAGCCAATCCGTCCTTCATATTGGCTTAAAAAAGATTTTAACCACGATGGCAAGAATGACTTACTTGTTTCTGCTACTGTTGCCAAAGGGAAACGAGATAATCAACGTGAACTATTTATTATTGCTAGCGAGGGCAATCATTATACTAAGGTTGATATTGTAATCCCTGTTAGCTATGGTCATAATGGGGATGCCTCCTATGATATTTATCTAGCTTTAGGTAAGAGTTATCTGGTGATAAATACCCTAGTTCAAAAGATGCTCCGACCGCAAGATGTTAGACCAGGCCATTATGCTGTTTATAGCACCGGACACGACACAATATTTGTGCAGAATAATAAGCAAATGATTTACGCGAAGCATCCAGCGCAACTAGCTATCGAATCTGTGAAATTTTCCACGACAGAGTGCTTCGGCACTTGCCCAGTTTTTCAGCTTTTTATTAATAAAGATGGTTCGGTGAGCTACAAGGGCATTCAGAATGTTAGTAAAATTGGCGATTATAAGCTTATCATGTCGAAATCAGAACTCTCGTATCTTACTTCTTTACTAGCCGCAATAAACCCGCTGAAACTGAACAACCATTATAGTATCGATGCAAGTGATTTCCCAAGCATCAATTTAACTGTAAATTATGCTAATGGGCAGGTTAAGTCAATCGAAGATTATGGAGAACGCGGCACATACGGTTTAGCTGTATTGTACGAATTTCTATTAGATTTAAAAAACTTCTAA
- a CDS encoding methylmalonyl-CoA mutase family protein, which translates to MHPAPVAPYKPKNHVRIVTAAALFDGHDAAINIMRRIIQSSGAEVIHLGHNRSVQEIVDCAIQEDAQAIAITSYQGGHNEYFKYMFDLLKERGAGHIKIFGGGGGVILPTEIAELQGYGITRLYSPDDGRSMGLQGMINDLLEKSDFPTGQHLNGEVTHVKEKDARSIGRLISAAENFPEEFERVKGQLITDFQQQENDDTQLLAPGAKQGAPILGITGTGGAGKSSLVDELVRRFLLDFPDKTLAIISVDPSKRKTGGALLGDRIRMNAINSPRVYMRSLATRQSNLALSRYVQDAVDVVRAADFDLIILETSGIGQSDTEIIEHSDVSLYVMTPEYGAATQLEKIDMLDFADVIALNKFDKRGGLDALRDVRKQYQRNHQRWDSPLEEMPVFGTIASQFNDPGMNRLYRAILHTLEEKTGAQFASHLETSGEISEKVYIIPPHRTRYLSEIAETNRSYDQRVREQVNMAEVAGAFAKLEEYYRDVKHSSDSMVGEFAKEKDKALRRLDADAQTILENWENTLQNYRNPEYVYQVRDKEIRVKTHTTSLSGNEIPKVAVPRYLGWGDRLRWAMQENFPGEFPYTAGVFPFKREGEDPTRMFAGEGGPERTNRRFHYVSKGLPAKRLSTAFDSVTLYGEDPDHRPDIYGKIGNAGVSIACLDDAKKLYSGFDLSHPATSVSMTINGPAATLAAFFMNAAIDQNCEKYIHQHGLEAEVDAKIDQLFAAKKQPRPRYQGELPEGNNGLGLLLLGVTGEDVLPADVYQHIKAKTLTQVRGTVQADILKEDQAQNTCIFSTEFALRLMGDVQEYFIRNAVRNFYSVSISGYHIAEAGANPITQLALTLSNGFTFVEYYVSRGMHINDFAPNLSFFFSNGIDPEYAVIGRVARRIWAKAMKLKYGANARSQMLKYHIQTSGRSLHAQEIDFNDIRTTLQALYAIYDNCNSLHTNAYDEAITTPTEESVRRAMAIQLIINRELGLAKNENPLQGSFIIEELTDLVEEAVLLEFDRITERGGVLGAMETMYQRGKIQEESLHYEMLKHTGEYPIIGVNTFLSSKGSPTVIPAEVIRATEEEKQYQITMLEALHARNAEASPAALKQLQRVAVQNGNLFAELMETVKTCSLGQITNALFEVGGQYRRNM; encoded by the coding sequence ATGCATCCCGCCCCCGTTGCCCCGTACAAGCCTAAAAACCACGTTCGCATCGTTACGGCCGCCGCGCTGTTTGATGGCCACGACGCGGCCATCAATATCATGCGCCGCATCATTCAGAGCAGCGGCGCGGAGGTTATTCACCTGGGGCACAACCGCTCGGTGCAGGAAATCGTGGACTGCGCCATTCAGGAAGATGCCCAGGCCATTGCCATTACCAGCTACCAGGGCGGGCACAACGAGTATTTCAAGTACATGTTTGACCTCTTGAAGGAGCGCGGCGCGGGCCACATCAAGATATTTGGCGGCGGCGGCGGCGTTATTCTGCCTACCGAGATTGCCGAGCTGCAAGGCTACGGCATCACCCGCCTCTACTCGCCCGATGATGGCCGCTCGATGGGCCTGCAAGGCATGATTAACGACCTGCTGGAAAAGAGCGACTTCCCCACCGGCCAGCACCTCAACGGCGAGGTAACGCACGTCAAGGAGAAAGATGCCCGCAGCATTGGCCGCCTGATTTCAGCCGCCGAGAACTTCCCCGAGGAGTTTGAGCGGGTGAAAGGCCAGCTGATTACCGACTTTCAGCAGCAGGAAAACGACGATACGCAGCTCCTGGCGCCGGGTGCGAAGCAGGGCGCACCCATCCTGGGCATCACGGGCACGGGCGGCGCGGGCAAGTCGAGTCTGGTTGATGAGCTGGTGCGGCGCTTCCTGCTCGACTTCCCCGACAAGACGCTGGCCATCATCTCAGTAGACCCCAGCAAGCGCAAAACCGGCGGCGCGCTGCTCGGCGACCGCATCCGGATGAACGCCATCAACAGCCCCAGAGTGTACATGCGCTCGCTGGCCACGCGCCAGAGCAACCTCGCCCTCAGCCGCTACGTGCAGGACGCGGTAGACGTGGTGCGGGCGGCCGATTTTGACCTCATCATTCTGGAAACCAGCGGCATCGGGCAGAGCGATACCGAAATCATCGAGCACTCCGACGTGAGCCTCTACGTGATGACGCCCGAGTACGGGGCGGCCACGCAGCTCGAAAAGATTGACATGCTGGACTTTGCCGACGTTATCGCGCTCAACAAGTTCGACAAGCGCGGTGGCCTCGACGCCCTGCGCGACGTGCGCAAGCAGTACCAGCGCAACCACCAGCGCTGGGATTCGCCGCTGGAGGAAATGCCGGTTTTTGGCACCATCGCCTCGCAGTTCAACGACCCCGGCATGAACCGGCTCTACCGCGCCATTCTGCACACGCTGGAGGAAAAGACGGGCGCGCAGTTCGCCTCGCACCTGGAAACCAGCGGCGAGATATCTGAAAAAGTATATATTATTCCACCCCACCGGACGCGCTACCTCTCCGAGATTGCCGAAACCAACCGCTCCTACGACCAGCGCGTGCGCGAGCAGGTGAACATGGCCGAAGTGGCCGGCGCCTTTGCCAAGCTGGAAGAATACTACCGCGACGTGAAGCACTCGTCGGACAGCATGGTGGGCGAGTTTGCCAAGGAGAAAGACAAGGCCCTGCGCCGGCTGGACGCCGATGCCCAGACCATACTGGAAAACTGGGAGAACACCCTGCAAAACTACCGCAACCCCGAGTACGTGTACCAGGTGCGCGACAAGGAGATTCGCGTTAAAACGCACACTACCTCGCTGTCGGGCAACGAGATACCCAAGGTGGCCGTGCCGCGCTACCTGGGCTGGGGCGACCGCCTGCGCTGGGCCATGCAGGAGAATTTCCCCGGCGAGTTTCCATACACGGCGGGCGTGTTTCCATTTAAGCGCGAGGGCGAAGACCCTACCCGCATGTTTGCGGGCGAAGGCGGGCCGGAGCGCACCAACCGGCGCTTCCACTACGTGAGCAAGGGCCTGCCCGCCAAGCGCCTGAGCACGGCCTTCGACTCGGTGACGCTCTACGGCGAAGACCCCGACCACCGGCCCGACATCTACGGCAAGATTGGCAACGCGGGCGTGAGCATCGCCTGCCTCGACGACGCCAAAAAGCTCTACTCGGGCTTCGACCTCTCGCACCCGGCCACCTCGGTGAGCATGACGATAAATGGCCCGGCGGCCACGCTGGCGGCGTTTTTCATGAACGCGGCCATCGACCAGAACTGCGAGAAGTACATTCACCAGCATGGCCTCGAAGCGGAGGTGGATGCCAAAATCGACCAGCTTTTTGCCGCTAAAAAGCAGCCCCGCCCCCGCTACCAGGGCGAGCTGCCCGAGGGCAACAACGGCCTGGGCCTGCTGCTGCTGGGCGTGACCGGCGAAGACGTGCTGCCCGCCGACGTGTACCAGCACATCAAGGCCAAGACCCTCACCCAGGTGCGCGGCACCGTGCAGGCCGATATTCTGAAGGAAGACCAGGCCCAGAACACCTGCATTTTCAGCACCGAGTTTGCGTTGCGGCTCATGGGCGACGTGCAGGAGTATTTCATCCGCAACGCGGTGCGTAACTTCTACTCGGTCAGCATCTCGGGCTACCACATTGCCGAGGCCGGGGCCAACCCGATTACCCAGCTGGCGCTTACGCTCTCCAACGGCTTCACCTTCGTAGAATATTACGTGAGCCGGGGCATGCACATCAATGACTTCGCGCCCAACCTGTCGTTCTTCTTCTCCAACGGCATCGACCCCGAGTACGCCGTGATTGGGCGGGTGGCGCGCCGCATCTGGGCCAAGGCCATGAAGCTGAAGTACGGCGCCAACGCCCGCAGCCAGATGTTGAAGTACCACATCCAGACCTCGGGCCGCTCGCTGCACGCCCAGGAAATCGACTTCAACGACATCCGCACCACGTTGCAGGCGCTCTACGCCATCTACGACAACTGCAACTCGCTGCATACCAACGCCTACGACGAGGCCATCACTACGCCCACCGAGGAAAGCGTGCGCCGGGCCATGGCCATTCAGCTCATCATCAACCGCGAGTTGGGGCTGGCCAAAAACGAGAACCCGCTGCAAGGCTCCTTCATCATCGAGGAGCTGACCGACCTGGTGGAAGAAGCGGTGCTGCTCGAATTTGACCGCATCACGGAGCGCGGCGGCGTGCTCGGCGCCATGGAAACCATGTACCAGCGCGGCAAAATCCAGGAGGAAAGCCTGCACTACGAGATGCTGAAACACACCGGCGAATACCCGATTATCGGCGTCAATACCTTCCTCTCGTCCAAGGGCTCGCCCACGGTCATCCCGGCCGAAGTCATCCGCGCCACGGAGGAGGAAAAGCAGTACCAGATTACGATGCTCGAAGCCCTGCACGCCCGCAACGCCGAGGCGAGCCCGGCCGCGTTGAAGCAGTTGCAGCGGGTAGCGGTGCAGAATGGCAACCTCTTCGCCGAGCTAATGGAAACGGTGAAAACCTGCTCCCTAGGTCAAATTACGAACGCGCTGTTTGAGGTCGGCGGGCAGTATCGGCGGAATATGTAA
- a CDS encoding GNAT family N-acetyltransferase, with protein sequence MSLFTPDWQSVNLSGLLPATQHVFQRWLLRQTANSLAFTFPYQSLASSARLTYELVDWLNFPIYLTLFAGDPSPFVDARFKERSALEMYAVALLTELRFSRKHGACDWLVRRRSDEQAIGVLHLYELNHEIINDQPAPCVVGMSLAAPFRQQGYGLEAFHQLLAHTTSLFGRPEARALTAASNLAAQQVLRKSSFLLLEEYPATPRQGAMQLWQRHLCSHY encoded by the coding sequence ATGTCACTCTTTACGCCCGATTGGCAGTCTGTTAACCTTTCTGGTCTCCTACCTGCAACGCAACACGTATTCCAGCGCTGGTTATTACGGCAGACGGCTAACTCTTTGGCTTTTACCTTTCCTTATCAAAGCCTTGCCTCCTCCGCCCGGCTCACTTACGAACTGGTAGACTGGCTAAATTTTCCAATTTATTTAACCCTCTTCGCGGGCGACCCGTCCCCATTCGTTGATGCGCGCTTTAAGGAACGGAGTGCGCTGGAAATGTATGCGGTGGCATTGCTCACGGAATTACGGTTTTCCAGGAAGCACGGGGCCTGCGACTGGCTCGTGCGCCGCCGTTCTGACGAGCAGGCTATTGGCGTACTGCACTTATATGAGCTTAACCACGAGATAATTAACGACCAGCCTGCCCCCTGCGTCGTCGGCATGTCGCTGGCTGCGCCCTTTCGCCAGCAAGGCTATGGCCTCGAAGCATTTCACCAGTTGCTGGCACACACCACCAGCCTATTTGGCCGCCCGGAAGCACGGGCGCTGACTGCCGCCAGCAACCTGGCCGCCCAGCAGGTACTGCGTAAAAGCAGCTTTCTACTACTCGAAGAATACCCGGCGACGCCCCGGCAAGGAGCCATGCAGCTATGGCAGCGTCACCTCTGTTCGCACTACTAA
- a CDS encoding GlcG/HbpS family heme-binding protein codes for MGITLAQAQAAIQAAHQKSLAMGVKMNIAIVDAGANLVAFARMDDAWLGSLDISIKKAKTARFFDMPTSAIGGLSQPGGPLYNIEHSNGGLITFPGGLPIKDGSGTVIGAIGVSGSTVEDDHAVAETGAQAVKG; via the coding sequence ATGGGTATCACCCTTGCTCAAGCGCAGGCCGCCATTCAGGCCGCGCACCAGAAATCGCTCGCGATGGGCGTAAAAATGAATATCGCCATCGTTGATGCCGGGGCCAACCTCGTGGCCTTCGCCCGCATGGACGATGCCTGGCTGGGCTCGCTCGACATTTCCATTAAGAAAGCCAAGACGGCCCGCTTCTTCGATATGCCTACCAGCGCTATCGGCGGCCTTTCGCAGCCCGGCGGCCCGCTCTATAATATTGAGCACTCCAACGGTGGCCTCATCACCTTCCCCGGCGGCCTGCCCATCAAGGATGGCAGCGGCACGGTTATCGGGGCTATCGGGGTGTCGGGCAGCACCGTGGAAGACGACCACGCCGTGGCTGAAACCGGCGCGCAGGCAGTGAAGGGGTAA
- the lepA gene encoding translation elongation factor 4 has product MKNIRNFCIIAHIDHGKSTLADRLLEFTSTVAKRDMQAQLLDNMDLERERGITIKSHAIQMQFPYKGETYTLNLIDTPGHVDFSYEVSRSIAACEGALLIVDASQGIEAQTISNLYLAIGADLEIIPVLNKIDLPHAMPEEVTDEIVDLIGCKPEDIIHASGKAGIGIEAILNAICDRIPAPLGDPNAPLQALIFDSVFNSYRGIEVLFRIKNGTMRKGDKVKFMATGKEYGADEIGILGLNQEPRPEMSAGNVGYLISGIKEAREVKVGDTITHVHNPTAEAIHGFADVKPMVFAGIYPVDTTEYEELRSSMEKLQLNDASLVWEPETSVALGFGFRCGFLGMLHMEIVQERLEREFNMTVITTVPSVQFHAIGTKDQQLVINAPSEMPEPNLIKLIEEPYIKAQIITAAEYVGPIITLCMEKRGIIKGQSYLTSERVEMSFELPLSEIVFDFFDKLKTISRGYASLDYELIGYRESDMVKLDVMLNGEKVDALSAIVHRSKSYEWGKRLCEKLRELLPRQMFDIAIQASIGQKIIARETVKALRKNVIAKCYGGDISRKRKLLEKQKEGKKRMRSVGSVEIPQEAFLAVLKID; this is encoded by the coding sequence TTGAAGAATATTCGAAATTTTTGCATCATTGCCCACATCGACCACGGCAAAAGCACCCTGGCCGACCGGCTTCTGGAGTTCACGAGCACCGTGGCCAAGCGCGACATGCAGGCCCAACTGCTCGATAACATGGACCTGGAGCGCGAGCGGGGCATCACCATCAAGAGCCACGCCATCCAGATGCAGTTTCCCTACAAAGGGGAAACCTACACGCTGAACCTGATTGACACCCCCGGCCACGTCGACTTTAGCTACGAGGTAAGCCGCAGCATCGCGGCCTGCGAGGGCGCGCTGCTGATTGTGGACGCTTCGCAGGGCATTGAAGCCCAAACAATTTCCAACCTCTACCTCGCCATCGGGGCCGACCTGGAAATCATTCCGGTACTCAACAAAATCGACCTCCCGCACGCCATGCCGGAGGAAGTGACCGACGAAATAGTGGACCTCATCGGCTGCAAGCCGGAAGACATTATCCACGCCTCAGGCAAGGCCGGCATCGGCATCGAGGCAATTTTGAACGCTATCTGCGACCGGATTCCGGCGCCGCTCGGCGACCCGAACGCGCCGCTGCAAGCCCTGATTTTCGACTCGGTCTTCAACTCGTACCGGGGCATCGAAGTACTGTTCCGCATCAAGAACGGTACCATGCGCAAAGGCGACAAGGTGAAGTTCATGGCCACGGGCAAGGAGTACGGCGCCGACGAAATCGGTATCCTGGGCCTCAACCAGGAGCCGCGCCCCGAAATGAGCGCCGGCAACGTGGGCTACCTCATCTCGGGCATCAAGGAAGCGCGGGAAGTGAAGGTGGGCGATACGATTACCCACGTCCACAACCCCACGGCCGAGGCCATCCACGGCTTTGCCGACGTGAAGCCGATGGTGTTTGCCGGCATCTACCCGGTCGATACTACCGAGTACGAAGAGCTGCGCTCCAGCATGGAAAAGCTGCAGCTCAACGACGCCTCGCTGGTGTGGGAGCCCGAAACGTCGGTGGCGCTGGGCTTCGGCTTTCGCTGCGGCTTTCTCGGCATGCTGCACATGGAAATCGTGCAGGAGCGCCTCGAGCGCGAGTTCAACATGACGGTCATCACCACCGTGCCGAGCGTGCAGTTTCACGCCATCGGCACCAAGGACCAGCAGCTCGTCATCAACGCGCCGTCCGAAATGCCGGAGCCGAACCTGATTAAGCTCATCGAGGAGCCCTACATCAAGGCGCAGATTATTACGGCGGCCGAGTACGTCGGCCCGATTATCACGCTCTGCATGGAAAAGCGCGGCATCATCAAGGGCCAGAGCTACCTGACGAGCGAGCGCGTGGAGATGAGCTTCGAGCTGCCGCTGTCGGAAATCGTGTTCGACTTCTTCGACAAGCTCAAAACCATCAGCCGGGGCTACGCCTCGCTCGACTACGAGCTGATTGGCTACCGCGAGTCGGACATGGTGAAGCTCGACGTCATGCTCAACGGTGAGAAGGTAGACGCCCTTTCGGCCATCGTGCACCGCTCCAAAAGCTACGAGTGGGGCAAGCGCCTCTGCGAGAAGCTGCGCGAGCTGCTGCCCCGCCAGATGTTCGACATCGCCATTCAGGCCAGTATCGGGCAGAAAATTATTGCCCGCGAAACCGTGAAGGCTCTGCGCAAAAACGTAATTGCCAAGTGCTACGGCGGCGACATCAGCCGCAAGCGCAAGCTGCTCGAAAAGCAGAAGGAAGGCAAAAAGCGGATGCGCTCGGTGGGCTCGGTGGAGATTCCGCAGGAAGCGTTTCTGGCGGTGCTTAAGATTGACTGA